A genome region from Hevea brasiliensis isolate MT/VB/25A 57/8 chromosome 9, ASM3005281v1, whole genome shotgun sequence includes the following:
- the LOC110635934 gene encoding probable receptor-like protein kinase At5g24010, whose product MEIPRTNLTLSFIFLCLTLVSALSLSSFSPTDNHLINCGSSVDAAVYSRHFVSDDDSSNPNSPLLSATRTIPLANQKPAPSSHQIYNTARIFKKPSKYAFEIKDPGTHMVRLHFYPFVSSNLDLNYAQFHVLVNGYVVLSNFTVANVATPLVKEYFIWVESNKLVITFLPTRRNEFGFVNAIEVMSAPKDLIADMAILVNGNKTEKFDGLTKQALETLYRVNVGGPKVTPFNDTVWRTWVPDDGFFESSELSSRIYFSGRIKYQNGGASREVGPDFVYNTARVISSTNASIPDANMTWEFPVMEGYQYLVRLHFCDIASMSLGLLYFNVYINGHLAYENLDLSSITYMLASPFYADFVVDSDGYGFLRVSVGPSNMSMVHTVDGILNGVEIMKMSNSVGSLDGKMCAGMVLRSWPRGNFGILFPLVAVVCLLLSLSVLMHKRTVGTRDSVAWSKLPTDVPEDNVKPSNEYLSGKVDVSSRSTDF is encoded by the coding sequence ATGGAGATTCCACGCACAAACCTTACTCTCTCCTTCATTTTCCTCTGTCTCACTCTAGTCTCTGCCCTCTCCCTGTCCTCCTTCTCCCCTACCGATAATCATCTTATCAACTGCGGCTCCTCTGTTGACGCTGCTGTTTACAGTCGCCACTTCGTTTCTGATGACGACTCCTCTAATCCCAACTCGCCGCTCCTCTCTGCCACCCGGACGATTCCACTTGCCAACCAAAAACCGGCCCCCAGTTCACACCAAATCTACAACACGGCTAGGATTTTCAAGAAACCTTCCAAGTATGCTTTCGAGATCAAGGATCCAGGAACCCACATGGTACGCCTTCATTTTTACCCTTTCGTCTCTTCGAATTTGGACTTAAACTACGCTCAATTTCACGTTCTGGTTAATGGGTATGTCGTTTTGAGCAATTTTACTGTGGCGAATGTAGCGACCCCTCTGGTTAAGGAGTATTTTATTTGGGTTGAGTCAAATAAACTTGTTATTACTTTTTTGCCAACAAGAAGGAATGAATTTGGGTTTGTTAATGCAATTGAAGTGATGTCTGCACCTAAAGATTTGATTGCTGATATGGCAATTCTTGTGAATGGCAATAAAACTGAGAAATTTGATGGTTTAACCAAGCAGGCTCTTGAAACATTGTATAGGGTGAATGTCGGGGGTCCAAAAGTGACGCCATTTAATGATACAGTGTGGAGAACTTGGGTTCCCGATGATGGGTTCTTTGAATCAAGTGAATTGTCGAGCAGGATCTATTTCAGTGGTCGAATTAAGTATCAAAATGGAGGTGCTAGTCGTGAAGTTGGTCCTGATTTTGTATACAATACTGCTAGAGTAATTTCTAGCACAAATGCTTCGATCCCCGATGCAAACATGACATGGGAGTTTCCAGTGATGGAGGGTTATCAATACCTTGTTAGATTGCATTTCTGTGATATTGCTAGCATGTCGCTTGGTTTGCTGTATTTTAATGTGTATATCAATGGGCATTTGGCATATGAAAATCTGGATCTTTCCTCTATTACATATATGCTGGCTTCCCCATTTTATGCAGATTTTGTTGTTGATAGTGATGGCTATGGGTTTTTAAGAGTGAGTGTTGGACCTTCAAACATGAGCATGGTACACACAGTTGATGGTATCCTGAATGGAGTGGAGATCATGAAGATGAGTAATTCAGTGGGTAGTCTTGATGGGAAAATGTGTGCAGGGATGGTATTGAGAAGTTGGCCAAGAGGGAATTTTGGTATTTTGTTTCCTCTAGTTGCTGTTGTGTGTCTGTTGTTGAGCTTATCCGTGCTTATGCATAAGAGGACAGTTGGTACAAGGGATTCTGTTGCCTGGTCTAAATTGCCAACTGATGTCCCAGAAGATAATGTAAAGCCTAGCAATGAATATTTATCTGGCAAAGTTGATGTTTCTTCAAGATCAacagatttttga
- the LOC110635923 gene encoding uncharacterized protein LOC110635923 has translation MKDQENFLCHLNMKTSTTLSRLMFSLLLLIAVPYLFYSINSLKILRSPPNPSPLPLSLPVTLPVHLNVSTSEPLLENPKTLHENTTLHHIVFGIGASSKLWDHRKNYIKLWWRPDEMRGIVWLDEHVKKDPDDDNLLPPIMISSNTSDFPYKNPKGHRSAIRISRIISETLKLGMKDVRWFVMGDDDTVFVADNLVRVLSKYDHNQYYYIGSSSESHLQNIYFSYGMAYGGGGFAISYPLAKELARMQDRCIKRYPELYGSDDRIQACMAELGVPLTREPGFHQYDVYGNLYGLLAAHPIAPLVSLHHLDLVEPIFPDMDRIQSLQKLKVPMQLDSAGLMQQSICYDQTRQWTISVSWGYTVQIFRGIIPPREIEKPARTFLNWYPKAGYKAFAFNTRSLSKNSCQRPSIYCLADAVYTGNNKNGTVSMYVGPNISNPDCKWKISNPSQIVKVEVYKRPDPYFWNKAPRRNCCRILPTKKKRTLVIDVGECQKDEVIEIR, from the exons ATGAAAGATCAAGAAAATTTTTTATGTCATCTCAATATGAAAACTTCAACTACCCTTTCAAGATTAATGTTTAGTCTTCTTCTTTTGATAGCTGTTCCCTATCTCTTCTACTCCATTAACTCATTAAAGATATTGCGTTCTCCACCCAACCCATCACCTCTTCCTCTTAGCCTACCGGTAACTCTACCTGTGCACCTAAATGTGTCAACTTCCGAGCCTCTCCTAGAAAACCCTAAAACCTTGCACGAGAACACAACTCTCCATCATATAGTTTTTGGAATTGGAGCCTCTTCTAAACTATGGGACCATAGGAAAAACTACATCAAGTTATGGTGGAGACCTGATGAAATGCGAGGCATCGTTTGGTTAGACGAGCATGTAAAGAAAGATCCAGATGATGATAATCTCTTGCCACCAATAATGATATCGAGCAACACGTCAGATTTCCCTTACAAAAATCCGAAAGGTCACCGTTCTGCGATTCGGATATCGAGGATAATATCAGAGACTTTGAAGTTAGGAATGAAGGATGTGAGATGGTTTGTGATGGGAGATGATGATACGGTGTTTGTTGCAGATAATTTGGTGAGGGTTTTGTCCAAGTACGACCATAATCAGTATTATTATATAGGGAGTTCGTCAGAGAGCCACTTGCAgaacatatatttttcttatggcaTGGCTTATGGAGGTGGAGGGTTTGCTATAAGTTACCCATTAGCGAAGGAACTGGCGAGGATGCAAGATAGATGCATAAAGAGGTATCCTGAATTATACGGGTCAGATGATCGAATTCAGGCTTGCATGGCGGAGCTTGGAGTTCCACTTACCAGGGAACCTGGATTTCACCAG TATGATGTGTATGGTAATTTATATGGGCTGTTGGCTGCACATCCAATTGCACCTTTAGTTTCCCTACACCATCTAGACCTAGTGGAGCCCATATTTCCTGATATGGATCGGATCCAATCCTTACAAAAACTCAAGGTCCCAATGCAATTGGATTCTGCTGGGCTCATGCAACAATCAATCTGCTACGACCAGACTCGACAATGGACCATATCTGTATCCTGGGGTTATACGGTTCAAATTTTTCGAGGCATAATTCCTCCCCGAGAGATTGAAAAGCCAGCTAGGACATTTTTGAATTGGTATCCAAAAGCTGGATACAAAGCTTTTGCATTCAATACACGGTCATTGAGCAAGAACTCATGTCAAAGGCCCTCCATATATTGTTTGGCTGATGCAGTATATACTGGTAATAATAAAAATGGCACAGTTAGCATGTATGTTGGCCCGAACATTTCTAATCCAGATTGTAAGTGGAAGATTTCCAATCCCTCTCAGATCGTTAAAGTGGAGGTTTATAAGAGGCCTGATCCCTATTTTTGGAATAAG gcTCCAAGAAGAAACTGTTGCAGAATCTTACCAACTAAGAAAAAGAGAACTTTAGTGATTGATGTTGGGGAATGCCAAAAAGATGAGGTCATTGAAATACGGTGA
- the LOC110635921 gene encoding mechanosensitive ion channel protein 1, mitochondrial produces the protein MAGIRLSTLKSVYSSINPNSKLQPFNPFTSCTRCANQSLIRSLCAFLNQDYCKGESKLAQNLENAHPKILSYDSSVVTHCFKVKSVFSSASSPNSCFGRTVPYISVSSMLSYRSLSSSSGGKVDKTGSVEISAASSGSDVDVGNGGDVGIDWIEKVRDSWRSAVDAMTYTGQKTKEVYDEMIPYGQQLLDSHPYLKDVIVPVGYIITGTILAWVVMPRLLRMFHKYAMQTPASLLSRSLSGAPVPYEKSFWGALEDPVRYLVTFMAFLKIGMMVAPTTIASQYMAQGWRGAIVLSFVWFLYRWKTNVFSRALGAQSLSLVDKERMLTLDKVSSIGLFVIGLMALAEACGVAVQSILTVGGIGGVATAFAARDILGNVLSGLSMQFSKPFSLGDTIKAGSIEGQVVEMGLTTTMLLNAEKFPVLVPNSLFSSQVIVNKSRAQWRAMTTKLPVKIDDLEKIPQISKDIESMLKLNPKVFLEKEAPYCFLSRVESSFAELTIGCNLRHMSKNELYSTEQDILLQSVRILKEHGARLGSTWQDITSQ, from the exons ATGGCTGGAATTAGGCTTTCAACGCTAAAGTCAGTTTATAGTTCCATTAACCCTAATTCAAAGCTGCAGCCATTTAACCCGTTCACAAGTTGTACAAGATGTGCTAATCAAAGTCTTATAAGATCGTTATGTGCTTTTTTAAATCAAGATTACTGCAAAGGAGAATCTAAACTCGCTCAGAATTTGGAAAATGCTCATCCTAAAATTCTGAGTTATGATTCTTCGGTTGTTACCCATTGTTTCAAAGTCAAATCCGTATTCTCAAGCGCATCATCACCCAATTCGTGCTTTGGAAGAACTGTTCCTTATATTTCAGTAAGCTCCATGTTGAGCTATCGATCACTTTCATCATCTTCTGGTGGCAAAGTCGACAAAACTGGGTCAGTTGAAATTTCTGCTGCTTCTAGTGGGAGTGATGTGGATGTTGGTAACGGTGGTGATGTTGGAATTGACTGGATTGAGAAGGTTAGAGACTCTTGGCGAAGTGCAGTGGATGCAATGACTTATACTGGACAAAAGACTAAAGAGGTCTATGATGAAATGATCCCCTATGGTCAGCAATTACTTGATTCACATCCTTATCTTAAAGATGTGATTGTTCCAGTTGGTTATATTATTACTGGTACCATATTGGCATGGGTAGTGATGCCTAGGCTCTTGAGGATGTTTCACAAATATGCTATGCAAACTCCTGCTTCTTTGCTATCTAGAAGCTTATCTGGCGCGCCGGTTCCATATGAGAAAAGCTTTTGGGGTGCTTTAGAGGATCCTGTGCGATATCTAGTTACCTTTATGGCATTTttaaaaat TGGCATGATGGTGGCACCAACTACTATAGCATCTCAGTACATGGCACAGGGATGGAGGGGTGCAATTGTTCTTTCTTTTGTATGGTTTCTGTATCGGTGGAAAACAAATGTGTTTAGCCGTGCATTGGGTGCTCAAAGTTTATCATTGGTTGACAAAGAAAGGATGTTAACTCTTGATAAAGTTTCTTCTATTGGTCTTTTTGTTATTGGTTTAATGGCCTTAGCTGAGGCGTGTGGAGTGGCTGTGCAATCTATTTTAACAGTGGGTGGCATAGGAG GAGTGGCCACTGCTTTTGCTGCTAGAGACATTCTTGGTAATGTGCTGAGTGGGTTATCTATGCAGTTTTCAAAACCCTTTTCACTTGGAGATACAATAAAA GCTGGATCTATAGAAGGACAAGTGGTGGAAATGGGACTTACTACCACAATGTTACTCAATGCTGAGAAATTTCCTGTCTTAGTCCCAAATTCATTGTTTTCTAGTCAG GTAATTGTGAATAAATCCCGTGCCCAATGGCGTGCTATGACCACTAAACTTCCTGTGAAAATTGATGATTTGGAAAAGATACCTCAGATATCAAAGGACATAGAAAGCATGCTAAAGTTGAACCCAAAAGTTTTCTTGGAAAAGGAGGCCCCATACTGTTTCTTGTCTAGAGTAGAAAGCTCTTTTGCAGAATTGACTATTGGATGCAATCTTAGACACATG AGCAAAAATGAACTGTACTCCACGGAACAAGACATTCTTTTGCAGTCAGTCCGGATACTAAAGGAACATGGTGCTAGATTGGGTAGTACCTGGCAGGATATAACCTCTCAGTGA
- the LOC110635922 gene encoding putative UDP-rhamnose:rhamnosyltransferase 1 → MAADLHVAILPWSAFGHIMPFFQFSIALAKAGVHVSFVSTPGNIQRLPKLSPSLTHVINLVELPMPTLDGECRLPEGAEATIDISSEKIQYLKVAYDLLQHPFKKFVAEKRPNWLVVDFCHYWAADIAKEFAIPLLYLSVFSGAMRAFIGPPEYLDGDGRKRFRATPESLTSPPEWITFPSSVAFRSYEARNFFSGFYGENASGVSDAERIAKTMSACQAAVVRSCTEFEGEYLKIFEKILGKPVIPLGLLPPEKPEKIEITDGTWRKTFEWLDNQEHKSVVFVGFGSECKLTKDQVYEIAYGLELSELPFLWALRKPSWAIEDFILPPGFSDRTSKKGIVCIGWAPQQEILAHPSIGGSLFHSGWGSIIETLQHGLCLIALPFIIDQGVNARLLVEKGLAVEVDRKDDGSFTRNDIDRSLRLAMVSEEGKQLRHQAKIAAAIFGDRKLHQNYITRFVEYLRNGV, encoded by the coding sequence ATGGCAGCTGATTTGCATGTGGCAATCCTTCCATGGTCTGCCTTTGGCCATATAATGCCGTTTTTCCAATTCTCCATTGCATTAGCCAAAGCTGGAGTTCACGTCTCGTTTGTATCAACCCCAGGGAATATTCAGAGACTCCCTAAACTTTCACCAAGTTTAACACATGTAATAAACTTGGTGGAGCTTCCAATGCCTACTCTGGATGGTGAATGTCGCTTGCCCGAAGGAGCTGAGGCCACAATAGACATCTCCTCCGAGAAGATTCAGTACCTGAAAGTCGCCTATGATCTCTTGCAACATCCCTTTAAGAAGTTTGTCGCTGAGAAAAGGCCCAATTGGTTAGTCGTTGACTTTTGCCATTACTGGGCTGCTGATATTGCTAAAGAATTTGCTATCCCACTCCTATATCTGTCTGTTTTCTCTGGGGCTATGAGAGCCTTTATAGGACCACCAGAATATTTAGACGGTGATGGCCGAAAGAGATTCAGAGCAACGCCAGAAAGTCTAACTTCACCACCAGAATGGATAACTTTCCCCTCTTCCGTAGCTTTTCGAAGCTATGAGGCTCGCAACTTTTTTTCTGGCTTCTACGGTGAGAATGCATCGGGCGTAAGTGACGCTGAACGGATTGCTAAGACAATGTCAGCTTGCCAAGCTGCGGTTGTCCGTAGCTGCACTGAATTTGAAGGCGAGTACCTGAAAATATTTGAGAAAATTCTTGGGAAGCCAGTGATTCCACTAGGTTTGCTCCCTCCAGAAAAACCTGAAAAAATAGAAATCACTGATGGAACCTGGAGGAAGACCTTTGAATGGCTTGATAATCAAGAACACAAATCAGTTGTGTTTGTTGGGTTCGGCAGCGAGTGTAAACTTACCAAAGATCAAGTCTACGAGATAGCATATGGGCTGGAGCTTTCCGAATTGCCATTTCTGTGGGCACTTAGAAAACCTAGCTGGGCTATCGAAGATTTTATTCTGCCTCCAGGATTCAGTGACAGGACATCCAAGAAAGGAATTGTCTGCATAGGATGGGCACCTCAGCAAGAAATTCTAGCACATCCATCAATAGGGGGATCATTGTTTCACTCTGGGTGGGGTTCAATCATAGAAACTCTGCAGCATGGGCTTTGTCTAATTGCTCTGCCCTTCATTATTGACCAAGGGGTCAATGCCAGGTTACTGGTAGAGAAAGGTTTGGCCGTGGAGGTGGACAGGAAGGACGATGGATCATTTACTAGAAATGATATTGATAGATCTCTGAGACTAGCTATGGTTTCAGAAGAAGGGAAGCAGTTGAGGCATCAAGCAAAAATAGCTGCTGCCATTTTTGGGGATAGGAAGCTGCATCAGAACTACATCACTAGGTTTGTTGAGTATCTGAGGAATGGAGTTTGA